The following are encoded in a window of Dioscorea cayenensis subsp. rotundata cultivar TDr96_F1 chromosome 16, TDr96_F1_v2_PseudoChromosome.rev07_lg8_w22 25.fasta, whole genome shotgun sequence genomic DNA:
- the LOC120279574 gene encoding formate dehydrogenase, mitochondrial-like isoform X2 has translation MGVVVAVVFAAAFGPFVSYGQVESIVLSFISMLSSPNDESPSNIEAAVSISSSEVVIEMAMRKVAESAIRTLGSRSCQSRQLHATPGSKKIVGVFYKAREHAEKNPNFVGCVERGLGIRSTLCGFM, from the exons ATGGGCGTTGTGGTTGCTGTTGTATTTGCAGCCGCCTTCGGGCCCTTTGTGTCCTATGGCCAG GTTGAGAGCATAGTCTTGAGTTTTATCTCCATGCTTTCCAGTCCCAATGATGAATCTCCCTCAAACATCGAAGCTGCA GTCTCCATCTCCTCTTCAGAAGTAGTCATCGAAATGGCTATGCGAAAGGTGGCAGAGAGTGCGATCCGAACTCTGGGATCTAGGTCTTGCCAATCCAGGCAGCTCCAT GCAACTCCAGGGAGCAAGAAGATTGTGGGGGTATTCTACAAAGCTAGGGAGCATGCAGAGAAAAATCCCAACTTTGTAGGGTGCGTGGAAAGAGGGTTGGGCATTCGGTCTACACTTTGTGGATTTATGTAA
- the LOC120279520 gene encoding 60S acidic ribosomal protein P0-like — MAIKLSKAEKKVQYDKKLCRLLNEYTQVLIVAADNVGSNQMQNIRKGLRGDSIVLMGKNTLIRRCVKLHAENTGNKALLNLLPLLVGNVGMIFTKGDLKEVSEEVAKYKVGAPARVGLVAPIDVIVPPGNTGLDPSQTSFFQVLNIPTKINKGTVEIITPVELIKKGEKVGSSEAALLAKLGIRPFSYGLVVLSVYNDGSVFSPEVLDLTDDDLITKFANGVSVLTSLSLAISYPTLAAAPHMFINAYKNVLAVALATDYSYPQAEKVKEYLKDPTKFAVAAAPVAAAETASTPAAAAEPEKKEEPAEESDDDMGFSLFD, encoded by the exons ATGGCAATCAAGCTTTCCAAGGCGGAGAAGAAGGTGCAGTACGATAAGAAGCTGTGCCGTTTGCTCAATGAGTACACCCAGGTTTTGATCGTGGCGGCCGACAACGTGGGATCGAACCAGATGCAGAACATCAGGAAGGGGCTGCGCGGCGATTCTATTGTGCTTATGGGCAAGAATACTCTGATTCGCCGTTGCGTCAAGCTCCATGCGGAGAACACTGGCAACAAGGCGTTGCTGAACCTTCTTCCACTCCTCGTA GGAAATGTGGGAATGATTTTCACCAAGGGAGATTTGAAGGAGGTCAGTGAGGAAGTCGCTAAGTACAAG GTTGGAGCTCCTGCTCGTGTCGGACTTGTTGCTCCTATTGATGTAATTGTTCCTCCAGGAAACACTGGTTTGGATCCATCACAAACCTCCTTCTTTCAGG TTTTGAATATTCCAACCAAGATTAACAAGGGTACTGTTGAAATTATCACCCCTGTTGAACTGATTAAAAAGGGCGAGAAAGTAGGCTCTTCTGAGGCTGCCCTCCTGGCCAAGCTTGGAATAAGGCCCTTCTCATATGGCCTTGTTGTTTTGTCTGTCTATAATGACGGCTCAGTGTTCAGCCCTGAAGTGCTTGACCTCACAGATGATGATCTTATTACTAAGTTTGCAAATGGTGTCTCTGTGCTCACCTCACTTTCATTAGCCATATCTTACCCGACCTTAGCAGCAGCACCTCACATGTTCATCAATGCTTACAAGAATGTTCTTGCAGTTGCTCTTGCAACTGATTATTCTTACCCACAGGCCGAGAAAGTGAAAGAGTATTTGAAG GATCCAACCAAGTTCGCTGTTGCAGCTGCTCCTGTTGCTGCTGCGGAAACTGCATCTACACCAGCTGCAGCTGCCGAACCAGAAAAGAAAGAGGAACCTGCTGAGGAATCTGATGATGATATGGGATTTAGCTTGTTTGATTAG
- the LOC120278448 gene encoding uncharacterized protein LOC120278448, with the protein MLNPIDFLALQEIHSSLEDTPGSNFLLAWDFSSDPCSFTGVLCNPTTNHVISLSLGDPCAGAPGLTGKLHPSLSLLSELTDLSLVPGRVYGLIPPSLFPPPPSPLPRPLRELPLRPNPSIPLFPSLPSNPRSQLQSPLRLYPSSSTLSLISHPLPQPPLRHDSLRHRWQPSPSPS; encoded by the coding sequence ATGCTAAACCCAATAGACTTTCTTGCTCTACAAGAAATCCACTCTTCCTTAGAAGACACACCAGGCTCCAACTTCCTCCTCGCCTGGGACTTCTCCTCTGACCCCTGCTCCTTTACCGGCGTCCTCTGCAACCCTACCACCAACCACGTCATCTCCCTCTCCCTCGGCGATCCCTGCGCCGGCGCCCCCGGCCTCACCGGCAAGCTCCATCCCTCCCTCTCCCTCCTCTCCGAACTCACCGACCTCTCCCTCGTCCCCGGCCGTGTCTACGGCCTTATCCCTCCTTCCCTTTTCCCTCCTCCGCCGTCTCCGCTTCCTCGCCCTCTCCGAGAACTTCCTCTCCGGCCCAATCCCTCAATCCCTCTCTTCCCTTCCCTCCCTTCAAACCCTAGATCTCAGCTTCAATCTCCTCTCCGGCTCTATCCCTCCTCCTCCACCCTCTCTCTCATCTCTCATCCTCTCCCACAACCGCCTCTCCGGCATGATTCCCTCCGCCATCGGTGGCAACCCTCGCCTTCTCCGTCTTGA
- the LOC120279574 gene encoding uncharacterized protein LOC120279574 isoform X1: MLFLILLWTGTRRLLTMGVVVAVVFAAAFGPFVSYGQVESIVLSFISMLSSPNDESPSNIEAAVSISSSEVVIEMAMRKVAESAIRTLGSRSCQSRQLHATPGSKKIVGVFYKAREHAEKNPNFVGCVERGLGIRSTLCGFM; the protein is encoded by the exons ATGTTATTCCTTATTTTACTCTGGACAGGGACTAGGAGATTGCTGACCATGGGCGTTGTGGTTGCTGTTGTATTTGCAGCCGCCTTCGGGCCCTTTGTGTCCTATGGCCAG GTTGAGAGCATAGTCTTGAGTTTTATCTCCATGCTTTCCAGTCCCAATGATGAATCTCCCTCAAACATCGAAGCTGCA GTCTCCATCTCCTCTTCAGAAGTAGTCATCGAAATGGCTATGCGAAAGGTGGCAGAGAGTGCGATCCGAACTCTGGGATCTAGGTCTTGCCAATCCAGGCAGCTCCAT GCAACTCCAGGGAGCAAGAAGATTGTGGGGGTATTCTACAAAGCTAGGGAGCATGCAGAGAAAAATCCCAACTTTGTAGGGTGCGTGGAAAGAGGGTTGGGCATTCGGTCTACACTTTGTGGATTTATGTAA